The Nitrosopumilus cobalaminigenes genome contains a region encoding:
- the rqcH gene encoding ribosome rescue protein RqcH has translation MALAGIELRYLVDNISKQVEGYYVSNIYGISKDSILFKLHHTEKSDLFMMISTSGVWLTTVKIDQMEPNRLLKRLRSDLLRLKLKKIEQIGAERIAYFTFEGFGKEFVLVGEFFGDGNILLCNNEMKILALQHSIDVRHRKLSVGLEYVQPPSGGLDIFNIKESDFDELKITDLVAAKWFGRTLGLPKKYVEAVFEIAEVDGKKIGNLLNEDERRKIFETVKKIVSDVVSGNHDAVIVRNEKIEVLPVKLGKLEGEVTPANSFIEGLDTVFTENIIKKGKLVQSTGSDKKIKELQTQISEQEKAIETVKERSKNITTVANSLFEMVSKGIFSIEDTSAQEILASNNAKLISEKGIPLIVVQDEKIKINTQSPLQSIASVLFNEAKKQSGAITSIQAIKEKTEKKLEKFQSKTDAEKDLIVVSEIRKKNWYERYRWFFTTDGYLTIGGRDAASNSAVIRKHLDKNDKVFHGDIFGSPFFILKDAETAPDSSMSEIAHATVCFSRAWREGLYGVSAYWVHPDQVKKSAPSGEFLPKGSFTIEGQRNFIKSETLRLAVGIMPIDDDYVLTCGPPEPIKKNSLCYAIIEPHGLEMAEAAKKIRLEFLKMFEDITRKINIDEFVRALPAGKSQIIKIEIGNSQKGNLIDLEEE, from the coding sequence ATGGCTTTAGCAGGGATTGAATTGCGATATTTAGTAGACAATATTTCAAAACAAGTTGAAGGATACTACGTCAGTAACATTTACGGAATTTCAAAAGACAGCATTTTGTTCAAACTCCATCATACAGAAAAAAGTGATCTCTTCATGATGATATCAACTTCTGGTGTTTGGTTAACTACAGTAAAAATAGATCAAATGGAACCAAACAGATTACTCAAAAGATTACGAAGTGATCTTCTTCGTTTAAAATTAAAGAAAATTGAACAAATCGGGGCAGAAAGAATTGCATATTTTACATTTGAGGGATTTGGAAAAGAGTTTGTTTTAGTTGGGGAATTTTTTGGAGATGGTAACATTTTACTCTGCAATAATGAAATGAAAATTTTAGCGTTACAGCATTCAATAGATGTCAGACATAGAAAACTAAGTGTTGGATTAGAATATGTTCAACCACCAAGTGGAGGTCTTGACATTTTTAATATTAAAGAATCTGATTTTGATGAATTAAAAATTACAGATTTAGTTGCTGCAAAATGGTTTGGTAGAACATTAGGTTTGCCAAAAAAATATGTTGAAGCAGTTTTTGAAATTGCAGAAGTTGATGGTAAAAAAATTGGAAATTTACTAAATGAAGATGAAAGAAGGAAAATTTTTGAGACGGTAAAGAAAATAGTTTCAGATGTTGTATCAGGAAATCATGATGCTGTTATTGTTAGAAATGAAAAAATAGAAGTTCTACCTGTTAAATTAGGAAAGTTAGAAGGAGAAGTAACACCTGCAAATAGTTTCATTGAGGGATTAGATACAGTATTTACTGAAAATATTATCAAAAAAGGAAAATTAGTACAATCAACTGGTTCTGATAAAAAAATTAAGGAACTACAAACACAAATTTCAGAACAAGAAAAAGCTATTGAAACTGTAAAAGAGAGATCAAAAAATATCACAACCGTTGCAAATTCACTTTTTGAAATGGTATCAAAGGGGATTTTTTCAATTGAGGATACTTCTGCTCAAGAAATATTGGCATCTAATAATGCAAAATTAATCAGTGAAAAAGGAATTCCATTAATTGTTGTTCAAGATGAAAAAATTAAGATTAACACTCAATCTCCCTTACAATCAATTGCATCCGTATTATTCAATGAAGCAAAAAAACAATCAGGTGCAATAACTTCAATTCAAGCAATTAAAGAGAAGACAGAGAAAAAGTTAGAAAAATTCCAGAGTAAAACAGATGCTGAAAAAGATTTGATAGTAGTTTCAGAAATTAGAAAAAAGAATTGGTATGAAAGGTACAGATGGTTCTTTACAACTGATGGATATCTTACCATAGGTGGAAGGGATGCTGCATCAAATTCTGCAGTAATTAGAAAACATTTAGATAAAAATGACAAAGTTTTTCATGGTGATATTTTTGGTTCTCCATTTTTTATTTTAAAAGATGCTGAAACAGCACCTGATTCTAGTATGAGTGAAATTGCACATGCAACTGTTTGTTTTAGTAGAGCATGGAGAGAAGGATTGTATGGTGTAAGTGCATATTGGGTTCATCCAGATCAAGTGAAAAAATCAGCACCAAGTGGAGAATTCCTTCCAAAAGGTTCCTTTACTATTGAAGGACAAAGAAATTTTATCAAATCAGAAACACTCCGATTAGCTGTAGGAATTATGCCTATAGATGATGATTATGTATTAACTTGCGGTCCTCCTGAACCAATCAAAAAAAATTCTCTTTGTTATGCAATTATTGAACCACATGGGTTAGAGATGGCAGAAGCTGCTAAAAAAATTAGATTAGAATTTTTAAAAATGTTTGAAGACATTACAAGAAAAATAAACATTGATGAATTTGTGCGTGCATTACCTGCTGGAAAAAGTCAAATCATTAAAATAGAAATTGGTAATTCACAAAAAGGAAATCTTATTGACCTGGAAGAAGAATAG
- a CDS encoding tetratricopeptide repeat protein encodes MKYLIILLASIMILPISYLEISASNEDDIISLEQKILEKINEEKFDEALIYVNQILEIDPENVNALNNKGGIFIELELYENALNNFDSVLLLDENNTKALNNKGIALIKQQKIVESFEAFYKSLTIDPTNDIAFQNTKKIVRNMSWIDESENGYAIIIIRDSNGNLVDYKKGDTIKVHLPLGYTLLRDFGELDVIDYDGEKRIVGKYGDSVVMKRNQFNGVFYAEMQFGDNVLPVIEVELNGWIAKNGDNVTYEIAILLPGQ; translated from the coding sequence TTGAAGTATTTGATAATTTTACTTGCATCTATAATGATTCTTCCAATTTCATATTTAGAAATATCAGCAAGTAATGAAGATGATATTATATCTCTTGAACAAAAGATACTTGAAAAAATAAATGAAGAAAAATTTGATGAGGCATTAATTTATGTTAATCAAATTTTAGAAATAGATCCAGAAAATGTTAATGCGCTCAATAACAAAGGAGGTATTTTTATTGAATTAGAATTATATGAAAATGCGCTCAATAATTTTGACAGTGTATTATTGCTTGATGAAAATAATACTAAAGCATTAAACAATAAAGGGATAGCTCTAATTAAACAACAAAAAATTGTAGAGTCATTTGAAGCATTTTACAAATCACTTACAATAGATCCAACAAATGATATTGCATTTCAAAATACCAAAAAAATTGTAAGAAATATGAGTTGGATTGATGAATCAGAAAACGGTTATGCCATTATTATCATCAGAGATAGTAATGGAAACTTGGTTGATTATAAAAAAGGAGACACAATTAAGGTGCATTTACCGTTAGGATACACTTTGCTAAGAGATTTTGGTGAATTAGATGTTATTGATTATGATGGTGAAAAACGTATTGTAGGTAAATATGGTGACAGTGTTGTTATGAAACGAAATCAATTCAATGGTGTCTTCTATGCAGAAATGCAGTTTGGTGATAATGTATTACCAGTTATAGAAGTTGAATTAAACGGTTGGATTGCTAAAAATGGTGATAATGTAACTTATGAGATAGCTATTCTTCTTCCAGGTCAATAA
- a CDS encoding glycosyltransferase, whose translation MYSETNLIENKKKVSIILPTYNESQNIIQILKSIEEHLPKNFKAETIVVDDNSPDGTGKIVDDYLNFKKIANNTIDIIHRTTKSGLASAILKGIQHATGEIIVVMDSDFSHPPQIIPKMLESLKKYHSDIVIASRYAKGGSIEQWTLKRKLMSKLATKIAKSSLNVSAKDPMSGFFLFKKNLLHDLKFDGIGYKLLLEILVKTKGAKITEVPYTFTNRKFGSSKLGLDVIFNYGKSVFKLYRYGKTIESQEPRKSIRFISKAARFYTVGLSGFVVNYLVSLLLAGNIPELWFVHANIYGIAASMTTNFFLNKFWTFEDRSLKPKKIIVQFLKFIGFSSLGALLQLGIVFSLIDQYEISFPVALFIGVLSAAFGNFILNKKLTFKEKTWD comes from the coding sequence ATGTATTCTGAAACTAATTTAATTGAAAATAAGAAAAAAGTTTCAATCATTCTGCCAACTTATAATGAATCACAAAATATTATCCAAATTTTAAAATCAATTGAAGAGCACTTACCAAAAAATTTCAAGGCAGAAACAATTGTAGTAGATGATAATTCCCCAGACGGAACTGGAAAAATTGTAGACGACTATCTAAATTTTAAAAAAATTGCTAATAACACTATTGATATCATTCATAGAACAACAAAAAGTGGATTAGCATCTGCAATTCTAAAAGGAATTCAACATGCAACTGGTGAAATAATTGTTGTAATGGATAGTGATTTCTCTCATCCACCACAAATTATTCCAAAAATGTTAGAATCTTTAAAAAAATATCATAGTGATATTGTAATTGCATCAAGATATGCAAAAGGAGGTTCCATAGAACAATGGACTCTAAAAAGAAAACTAATGAGTAAACTTGCAACAAAAATTGCTAAATCTAGTTTGAATGTATCTGCCAAAGATCCAATGTCTGGATTTTTCTTGTTTAAAAAAAATCTATTACATGATTTAAAATTCGATGGCATTGGTTACAAACTTTTGTTAGAGATATTAGTAAAAACTAAAGGAGCTAAAATAACTGAAGTTCCATATACATTCACTAACAGAAAATTTGGTTCAAGTAAATTAGGACTTGATGTAATTTTTAATTATGGTAAATCTGTCTTTAAATTATATCGTTATGGAAAAACAATTGAAAGTCAAGAACCAAGAAAATCAATTCGTTTTATTTCCAAGGCTGCTCGTTTTTACACCGTTGGATTATCTGGATTTGTTGTAAATTATTTAGTATCACTATTACTTGCAGGAAATATTCCCGAACTTTGGTTTGTTCATGCAAATATTTATGGTATTGCAGCTTCTATGACAACAAATTTTTTCCTAAACAAGTTTTGGACTTTTGAAGATAGAAGCTTAAAACCTAAAAAAATTATTGTGCAATTCTTAAAGTTTATTGGATTTAGTTCACTTGGTGCATTGTTACAATTAGGAATAGTCTTTTCATTAATTGATCAATACGAAATTAGTTTTCCAGTTGCATTGTTTATTGGAGTTTTATCTGCAGCTTTTGGAAATTTTATTTTAAACAAAAAATTAACTTTCAAAGAAAAAACCTGGGATTAA
- a CDS encoding LamG domain-containing protein, whose amino-acid sequence MTEKNRYCKFLLFFVIIGITFSFPSSFAIETNQEFSLENQNNVLENFENNEIQIQHVLKLQESISVAQNKQNYDKLNSPAEKIGVIKLSENISVDSNDYDYPTIINVKHQSDKQTTKERIYNSEKFKFDSKLIDFLDNSILIPHDNISSNIIEIFSNDKLNLEIQKAHNIFFDDVDLSNIYNNLQDPTLSISEFTGNIQSQTLEIISDVSDPNNPTTFLLLAPLAGVVLIFNEKNNFKLKISRQTQSSALAFLILFSAVSIPLSISDNYWGSQLAFAETNSTNNELLSMQNVTESVDDIISETIQDSFIESTNTTSFQFINMTAPSTTESTTESTEPVSSINIESIPTDSFFIGDYIVIRTNIAENYEPVHTDSASISDSILFFTNGTKSAFDFTKDSLSTFSISDSIVFFTNGTLVEPESVPAEIISIINEPVHTDSASLSDSISLFVTNNLPEADITLLTDETNSNQTSVSLNGNDDYIQFSNSTVTDVVSELTISGWVNPDYSQGSQEFTVISKENQFALSINNIITPEQIAKFSIFDGISWSSVESSEQIGENWTHLAATFNGTQIQIYVNGKLSASQTLPGQVTLVNGSLTTASIETISSDSDILIGGYLYSSKGNGTVSNEFAGQIDNISLYDEQLNEEQISSIYAENHDYYNSMPGDELDLDAILKEIIAIQTNSTQYKQILSDSASISDKIVVISNGTYYSSEPKNISNG is encoded by the coding sequence ATGACAGAAAAAAATCGATATTGCAAATTTTTGTTGTTTTTTGTAATTATTGGTATCACATTTTCTTTTCCTTCATCTTTTGCAATAGAAACTAACCAAGAGTTTTCATTAGAAAACCAAAACAATGTTTTAGAAAATTTTGAAAATAACGAAATTCAAATTCAACATGTTTTAAAATTACAAGAATCAATTAGTGTTGCACAAAACAAACAAAATTATGATAAATTAAATTCCCCAGCTGAAAAAATTGGAGTCATAAAACTTTCTGAAAATATTTCAGTTGATTCAAATGATTATGATTATCCAACAATCATTAATGTTAAACATCAATCAGATAAACAAACAACAAAAGAAAGAATTTACAATTCAGAGAAATTTAAATTTGATTCAAAGTTAATTGATTTTCTTGATAATTCTATTTTAATCCCACATGACAATATTTCATCAAATATAATTGAAATTTTTTCAAATGATAAATTAAATCTTGAAATACAAAAAGCTCATAATATTTTCTTTGATGATGTCGATCTATCTAATATTTATAATAATTTACAAGATCCGACTTTATCAATTTCTGAATTCACTGGAAATATTCAATCCCAAACTTTAGAAATTATCTCCGATGTTTCTGATCCTAACAATCCTACAACATTTTTGTTGTTGGCTCCTCTTGCTGGAGTAGTATTAATTTTCAATGAAAAAAATAATTTTAAATTAAAAATTTCTAGACAAACACAATCATCTGCATTAGCTTTCTTAATTTTATTTTCAGCTGTCAGTATACCACTTTCTATTTCAGATAATTATTGGGGATCACAACTTGCTTTTGCTGAAACAAATTCTACAAATAATGAATTATTGTCAATGCAAAATGTTACAGAATCTGTTGATGATATAATTTCTGAAACAATTCAAGATAGTTTTATTGAATCAACAAACACTACATCATTCCAATTCATTAACATGACAGCTCCATCTACAACTGAATCTACAACTGAATCAACTGAGCCTGTTAGTTCAATTAACATAGAATCTATTCCAACTGATTCCTTTTTCATTGGTGATTACATTGTAATTCGAACCAACATTGCAGAAAATTATGAGCCTGTACATACTGATTCAGCCTCTATCAGTGATTCTATTCTATTTTTCACAAATGGAACAAAATCCGCATTTGATTTCACAAAAGATTCTCTTTCAACATTTTCTATCAGTGATTCAATTGTATTTTTCACAAATGGAACTCTAGTTGAGCCTGAAAGTGTTCCTGCTGAAATAATTTCCATCATTAATGAGCCTGTACATACTGATTCAGCCTCATTATCTGATTCTATCAGCCTATTTGTCACAAATAATCTTCCTGAGGCCGATATTACACTACTAACTGATGAAACAAATTCTAATCAAACATCTGTTAGCCTCAATGGCAATGATGATTATATCCAGTTCTCAAACTCAACCGTAACTGATGTTGTATCAGAACTAACTATTTCAGGCTGGGTAAATCCTGATTATTCACAGGGATCACAAGAATTCACAGTAATCAGTAAAGAAAATCAATTTGCACTATCAATTAACAACATCATCACGCCTGAACAAATTGCCAAATTCTCTATCTTTGATGGAATTTCTTGGAGTTCTGTTGAATCATCAGAGCAAATAGGCGAAAACTGGACTCACCTTGCTGCCACATTCAATGGAACCCAAATTCAGATATACGTTAATGGTAAATTATCCGCATCTCAAACTCTACCTGGGCAGGTTACTCTTGTAAATGGTTCACTAACTACTGCCTCTATTGAGACCATTTCTTCTGATTCTGATATCTTAATTGGTGGATATTTGTATTCAAGCAAAGGCAATGGTACAGTCTCAAACGAGTTTGCAGGCCAAATTGACAACATTTCGTTATATGATGAGCAACTAAATGAAGAACAAATCTCATCAATCTACGCAGAAAATCATGATTATTACAACTCCATGCCTGGAGATGAATTAGATTTAGATGCTATTCTCAAGGAAATCATTGCAATCCAGACTAATTCTACTCAGTATAAGCAAATTTTATCCGACTCAGCCTCAATCTCTGATAAAATAGTCGTAATCTCAAATGGTACCTACTATTCCAGTGAGCCTAAAAATATCTCAAATGGTTGA